tttatttataaatgttacgtaaataataagttaacattttatatcgttaacttaaatattttttttcaaaaatttgtaTGAAAAGTAAAAAGAGTATTAATCTGAacatatgattaataattaatatatttaatattataataattcaatatactttttttatatttatttatttatttataaatgttaagtGAACAACATTTTACGTTAagacaaaatttattttaattttaaaaaaaaattctaaaaaaaaatttaaaaatttaaataatgagtaAAGAAAGAGCTTCAATCTCAACCATATgatcattaataattattatatttaatattataataattcaatatactttttttataattatttatttatttatttataaatgttaggTAGATATTAAGTTAACAATATTTTACATGaagacaaattttattttaattttaaaaaaaagttataaaaatttaaataatgaataaaaaaggAGCTTCAATCTCAACCATATgatcattaataattattatatttaatattataataattcaacatacttttttattttttttattattaataatattttttttaaaaagaaattgactgtatatttattaaaataatatttaaaaatataaaaaagctTAATAAATTTGGTTATATtcctaatattttaaattactttttctTAACAATAATAGAATGTTCCCACCTTCTTCACATAGCTTAAAGTTTTCGGTGATAGTCGGTCTCTTTCCCACGCTCAAGCAAGCTataaagatattctctagaaTCATAATCAAAAACCAAAGCTCcgttttctctctctttcttacTCTGTTCTTCGCCGATCTTATCTTTTATTCGATTCGGTAAAGTTTCTTCTCTTTGTATTGTTTTCAAACTTCATTTCTTCATGTTTCTGTTTCTGTTTCTGTTTCAATCACTGATAAATCTCTAAATCGTTCGTTTCTTTCCTTATGTGAGCGGTTACCGAGCTTGAATCAAGTTGTTTTGTTCTGAATCAAAGTATACTCGTTGTTTCATGTTTGCAGGTTGTGAAGGAGAATTTGAAATCAATACAAACTTGTAGAACACTTAGTTTCTGAGTTTAGCATGGGTTATATTGGAGTTAATGGCGTTCAAGCGCTTCATAGGTATAAGTATAGCGGCGTGGATCATTCTTATGTTGCTAAATATGTATTGCAGCCTTTCTGGAGTCGTTTCGTCAATATCTTCCCTCTTTGGATGCCGTAAGTGTTCCTTCATATTATAGTGTCCTGATTTGGCTAGTATTTATTGATAGGATCATTTTCATGTTTAAGCTTTCAGAGGAGATGTAATTTGTAACTTGTAAGTAGTATATTGAAGTGAGATCCTGTTTTATTGATCTTCTTCTAACTTAACTATTTATGCAAGTGAGGAACAGTTAACTTAAACATTTTAGTTTTGATCTGTGGTTTACCTTCATGAGCATTATTCTGTAATTGTGGTTTTGATTTTAGTATTATCATGCTGCAAGAAGATTAGTTACTTAAGAAGTTGCAGGTAGTGATTGTACTTTTAAGAGTGCTGTGGACCTGTGGTGCTTCATTGCCTTGAGGATTTTCTGCGTTACACAGGcttcttatatttgttttgatgCATCTTTCTGTTGATATCAAaagcttcttcttctctttttagAAACTTTTGTTTTATTGAAGTGCAGTGAAAATAGACTTCTTGCAAATACAAACAATGTttcaagaaagaaaggaagTAGGGAAAGAGAAAAAGCCTCTGATATGAAGACgaataaacataaacataacaAATAACTGAAAGCAAGtgaaaaaattacattataaatctTGCATGTATCCATGATGTAATGTTCTTATTGCTTGTACTTGTTGTTTTGAAATGATCctgctatatatatatctataatttttatgtGAATTTTAGTATCTAATTGGTATTTTATTATGTACTTTTGCATGTTGGATGCTGCTGCAGACCAAATATGGTAACATATTGTTCTCTGACTCCCTTGTATAATGAAGCTAATTTAGTTTGGGCTTAGTTAATCAGCTTTATCCTAATTGGatgttcttttgtttgttttttctttcagaTAACACTTATGGGCTTCATGTTCTTGGTTATCTCTTCATTACTTGGTTATGTGAGTTTCTTATTTGTCCCTAATTTGCTACATTAATGAGCACTGATAAAAACTCTATTGGTGTTTCAATATTGTTTGGCTTAATTTGTACCAGCTACTGTTCTTTCCTCAAGTTTAGAATTCAAGAATCCATTTCTGGAACTAAAGaaggaataaaaaaattcagaaaATCCAGAGAACTATTGGAGATTACATACAATTTACATTTCTAACGAAGAAAAAAATCTTATCATTTAGGCGAGTTGGCACCTTCAGTGGGATTTCATTGCAgggaataaaatgattaatcaGGGTAGAGGGGTCTAAAATTTTAGCATAGATGATTAAATCAGAATATCCAATGATTTATATGTATTCAGTACCCTTGCCTATTGCATTTGGTTTGGATGCATGACTTGAATTTTAATCAAGAAGATTGGTGGAAGATTGGTGTTCAAAGACAGAAATAGCTGAAATGAATGTAAAAAGAGAAGGTTTATTCatgaataacattttaaatgttttaagtgAGGACAAGAATCacaagtttttgttttttataaatggaCCTTAATAGCATGTAAAGAATGTAGCAGGTAAACAGAAATTTCATTATCCATATATACCTCATATAATAGAACCCAATCTTAGGCTGTTTTCCCTAAGATTAAGAATTTCTGTTCCATTATAATCTTATGATTCTGCAATCTCTCATATTCTAGGTATATTCATCGCACTTGGATTCACCTCCTCCAAGATGGGTTAATTTTGCTCACGGATTGCTTCTCTTTTTATATCAGGTCAGTTGACACTTCCTGCACATAATATTATCTCAGAACAAATCTCTAGATATACCTATTATTGCATTATATCAGTCCAAACTATTTGATTTTTAACTGTGGCCACTTATAACTACACTCTTTctccttttaaaatatttacatttatgACATATAACTGCAATGAAGACTTTTGATGCTGTTGATGGGAAGCAAGCAAGACGAACAAACTCATCCAGTCCCCTAGGAGAGCTCTTCGATCATGGTAATGTTATTATGTTCTGATTAgacatttttattgttttgtttaaaaatgTAGATACCATGTGCCTTGTCAATATTGATATACGAATTTATTTCTAACTGCAGGGTGTGATGCACTTGCCTGCGCTGTAAGTACTTCCCCTCTGAGTGAACAATTTCTTCTGTGGAAATGGAAACAAAATATATTGTTCACTGATGGCTTACCTTGTTTTATAGTTTGAGGGATTGGCCTTTGCGAGTACTCTCATGTGTGGTGGAAGAACTGCTTTCTGGTTTTGGGTGGCAGCGGCTATTCCATTTTACTTTGCTACATGGGAACAGTAAGCGATTGTGAAACTTGCATCATATAATGTTGTATGTTAGTTATGTCTTTCTTTCTTCCTGTTTTTGGGAAGAATCCTTTGTTATATTTCCACAGAATTTTTGTTATCGTGCTCATTTAAACATCTAGCAAGTCGAAATTGTTGGACTTCTTTTTGTACATCATGGAATAATGGCAAAGCTAACATGTATTGTCCAGATTAATGTTTACATCATCagtaatgtattattattattgttgttgcaGCTATTTCACCAATTCTCTTATTCTTCCAGCAATCAATGGGCCTACGGAAGGTCTCATGATGATATATTTGATCCATTTTTTCACAGCTATAGTTGGTAAGGCCTTTGCTTATGTGGATATGCTAACTAAAGACCATCAATAATTTCCCTTAGGAAACTTTCTTGTTTTATCATAGATCCAgctttactttttattttattttaaatgttatatagtTTGTATCAATAGAGTTGTTGTGAATGCGCATTCTAATAATACACATTGTTTATGCCTTGTCTTGAAACACTTGACCTGAACCATCAAGCCATGTTAAATTGGTAAATTGCAtcatataattgtttttttcttggTTTTTACAACACGGTTCTTTGTCTAATCATGTTTCAGGTTCAGAGTGGTGGGCTCAAAGTCTGGGAGAGTTTGTGCCTCTCCTGAGTTGGATTCCATTTATTAGTGGTAAGATTTACGGAAGGATTATAGGTATATTTTCATGAAGGGTATTTCTGAAATCCATGTTTGTTTGTCTAAGGTAACAAATTTGTCATTGTTGTACCTACATGCTTCCACTAACCATGCTCTGAAATCTGATATTTATTACGATACTTTTGATAACTCAGTGATAGACAGATCCACATTCGTTATGTGCATATGGTACAACAATTCTTCTTGAGTATGCTACTTTTGGACTAATCCACCCAACATTTTGACAAGATTTTCAAATACATTTTGAAGGAGCAATCATCATTTTGTAGCCTCCAGTATTCCCTCAAACATTTTTTTGGAGATTTTTTTCCCCTGAAACAGTATAAGTTCTTAGTTTCTTCTTTGTCTAGAAACTTTATAAGTACTTCGTTTCTTCATGAAAAATGATTAGACTGTTTTCAGATTCTTTGTTTGGCCAGTATTAACCTTGGAATATCATGTGattcaattttatattactCTATATGATGAAGACCATTTAGTTATCCTGCAACTGATTCATGGTAGAAGATGTGTCCTTCTACAACTGTTCACTCTCCAAAAGCAAGCTACCCTAGACTTTGTCTCCTTTTCTTTGATCTAATCTATTAAATTTTCCTTTTAAGCCTTATTGTACTAATTTCTGAAGCTGCATGATTTTAACAACATTGTTATTAAAActcaatatttgaaatttaatactCATCTTATTCTTTTCAGATATCCCACTATACATGGTTTTGTTATTTTCAACTGTAGCATTTGCAGTCATACCTACAGTATCTTTCAAGTAAGTGCTGGCATGATATTCTTAACCGTGTTTAGGGTTGTGATTTACAGTTGACAGTCTTTTTATCTACCTATCTATCTCCATGGCTGTCACACAAGATATCTTATGCATATTAGCAAAATTACAAATGGAAATTTAGATGTCTTAATATGGGaaaatcatttcatttcattttttattttactttttcagTTTTCTTACACCAAGTTTATTCTTCTTTACAAATGAACTCTTAATGTGTTTGCTCCATTGCAGTGTGCAGAATGTACACAAGGTTGTTCTTGCAAAGAACGGGAGCATGTTCCGTGCATTGGCCATGGTAGAAACCTTTTCCTTTTGTTGCTatcttaagttttttttttttaaagaagcaTATTATTTCAGAATTATAAATAATCTGCCTGTGTTAGGATTCCTTCGATAacatgtatatgaatgaaaacaGAACCCTTACAATGATATCACCAACTAATAGCTAAGAGCCCAAAATTCTCAAACCTAAAGAGTCTGATACATTTTCCGTCCTTAAAAGTTCCAATCTTAagttattaactttattttatattaatattttttttctctttattccTCTCTTGTCAGCTTTTCCCCTTCCTTGTGCTCATGGGAGGAATAATCGTCTGGTAAATTGTTAATGCTCGTCTCTTTCGTAGTTTTCTCGTTTggtagaagaagaaaaatgtttTGACAACGAGTCCCACTCTTGTAGGGATTTATTGTCTCCCAATGATATACTCGGAAACTATCCCCATTTGGTGGTTGTCGGAACTGGACTTGCATTTGGGTTCCTTGTGGTAAGACAACTTgcatatatgttttttatggtTAATTTACTGCTAACATTTGGAATTCTGATGGATCCatgattttcttttgtaaaattgtATTTACAGGGAAGAATGATTTTGTCTCACCTTTGTCATGAGCCAAAAGGATTAAAAACTAGCATGTGCATGGTATgcatgaatattttttaaagaaattcaGTTTCTTCATTTTTCTAACAATCGCGTTTCTTCTTCGCCTGTAGTCTCTATTCTATTTGCCTTTCGCCATTGCAAATGCTCTGACTGCTAGGTTGAACGATGGgtaagttatataatttatttattgaaatcaTTTGGTTATGTTACTATGGAATTATTTCGGTTCTTGCAGAATCCCTACAGTTGATGAGAAATACGTTCTTCTTGCTTACTGTGCATATACAGGTATCCTTTTGTTTactttggaaaaaaaatattgacatgaataatatattttttggtttgcTGACACTATTGTTCCTTCCTGCTTACTCAGCTTCACTCTATTTGCATTTTGCTACATCGGTTATTCATGAGATAACAGAAGCCCTCGGGATATCTTGTTTCAGGTGAGAAATCCGACTAATTATTCATTCATTAAATATGTTGCGACTAAAATACTTCGACCAGACACATTTGATTAAGCTTTTCGGCTTTTAATGTTGAGAATTTGCAGGATAACAAGGAAAGAAGCTTGAAAAATACAGTCTTTTCTGTTATTTTGGGTTTTGTCCAGGTTTGTTCATAACTTCAACACCTTTATTATCGAAAAAGATTGGGTTTTTAATCTAGTTCTATTTGTTTCCAGCTAGCCGGTATTATATGTAGCAATCAGTTTCGTGAAGAATACCCAAACAGACGATAGTTTTGTATTACATAGTTTGATGTAACTAGATTGGATTGAAGTGTATGTTTGTGAGAGAAATGCATGTTGTTTGTATTTTGGTTCAAACTGTTGCTTTCATCGCTAAGCAACTGTTGAATTTTccagatttttttttgtttgttttcgaATACAGCATGAAACACCATTTGTGCAATTTTTGTTTCAATTCCTCTATCTTAAACTTCGGTCTTgatttgttttttgaatttagaaagttGGCATGACTCTTACCGTTTAAGGGTTAAGCTACgacttcttttttattaaacgTCTTTTGAATAGTCTTAACTGGTTCaaaacaacattaatataaatttcacATTAGTTTTTGTGTCGTACTAACTTACATTCTCATAATGTACATATTCTCGATGGAGattgatcatatatatttatcacaCTTGCATTTTCTTTCGGCCCAACAATTACAACGAGTGAACATACGAATACTCAAGATCATCATGTATAATAGTTAATGGGGTATCTTGGCTTATTTGGTAGTATGGGATCATATTAATTCCTTCAATGGGGGTAATTCTAGAATTATGCATCACAGTTGTTATTAAAAAAGGCAAATTTAGACTAAAAAATATAAgacattttatatttgaatgagAATGTTGTGAATTACATAGACTAATAATACAGTAAGAATGCATATATCTTCTTCTTATATTAAGTCATTGATTTCTGTAACCAACCAGGTAGGGAGACAGAAACATCCATTCCAAGTCTAGAAATAAATACCGAATAAAGAATATGCAGCAAGAACGCAAAGAAGCCACAATTAATCATCACCTgccaaatcaaataaaatcaaatcaaccGATGATTGTGTCGAAAACAAGATCTATATAGAAACAGAGAGGTCTGATTGTTTATAATTACCAGGAAAAGGAATACTCCAAATACTGCACTCAATGGCGGTGTAATGTTCATCCCCAATGCAGTTAAACCATATGTAAGGTAAGTGTGAAGTGTAGCAAGAATCTATAAGTCAAACAAGAGTCATAGATGAATGTTTCTATTAGTTTGCAagtaaattaaactaaattataacaGAAATTCGTAAAAATGACTTACCAAACCAAGTATATCTTCTCTTATTAAGAACGACGATAAGAAAAGATACCCAAAGCTACCAACTAACCGCACCTACAAATCCGAGAATAGGGGATAAATTTCATATTCACTTCCGAAAACAAATAATGAACGAAAAGATGGAATGGAAGAGCTTTACAAGTGCAGATAAGACAACCGAAAGCCACCAGTTTGTTCCCAACCTGAGAAGAAGATGCAAAAATAATTCCCTTCATTATTAATACCTGTTATTCATAATTCATAcaatttttaaaccctaaacaagTATACAAAATGGAACTATTTGGAAACTCTTTCTGAAGATGGATAGGGGTTTGGACAAAAAGATATTGATAAATTTCCTTGAAAGCACAAAACTCATCCCGATGTTGATTTCTATGACATAATGTTCATGAACATAAGATCGAGCTCcagaaagtgttttcaaatgaacatTCATAGAGAATTAGATGATACCATACCTCCATAGAGTTCCCATAGCCAAACCAAGTAAACCATGCATTAGCTGCAAGTTAAGGGCATCTGAAATTGTTGAATATCATCATAATGAACTAAAAacaatcaaatcatcaaaatctccTATCTGATCATATCATTCaacacaaaatcaaaccaaacaagGTTTAAGAATGTTTACCACATAAGTAATTGCTTTTACAGGACCAGATAAAACAAGCAATAGAACAGCTGTTGCCacctataataaaaaaaaaaaaacatacagaAATCTTCATGAATCATGATCACAATATTCAACCCATAATTCTAACAATTGAAAGTAGCTCACTCACCATGTTCTTCCTTCCAGCTTCTATTCCCCATCTCAAAGAAGTTAATACAATAGGAAATGCAAAGAAACAACCCAAGTAATTCTGCATAAACACACCCATCATAAATTGAGTAGTTTAATCGATCAAAGCAAATGATAATACATTAACCAAACTGGGTTGTACCTCAATTTGAAGAGAATTACTAAGGAAATAAGTTAACCCAGTAACAGCTGCGAACATAGAACACTCCACCAATCTGTGTATTTTACTGTAGATGGGTCCTTCTTGGGATAAGTCCTCAGACtcagcatcatcatcatcttgttcttgttctttttcGTTTCTCCAAAATTGAGCTTCGTTTACAGAGAGACTTGAACAGGTGAACTTACGTAGAGGTGTGAGGAGGGAAATTGGGCGGGATGGAAGTGTGGTGAGAGTTAAAAGCTTGAGGGATGGTTTGTATTGATGAGAGGAGATTGGAGAGAATCGTATAGAGAGAAATGGGGAAGGAGATAAAGGTGAATGGAGATGGGTAATCGTTGAAGTGCTTAAGTGTTGATGTTGCAGGTTGGAGAGATTCATGGAGAGATTGAGAGAGATCTTTTATCTCTCCCCTGCTTCAAAGGTGTGATTTTTAAGGAGAGTGAATTTTGTAAGCTGAAACCAAATACTCTTATCTTTGAATAATTGGGCTTTTGAAAGCCCAATTAATTTATCATcatatttaaagtttaatacattcaaacaaaataacctaCCAAACCGTTAAAACCAAAACCGATTCAAATTGATTAGAGAGGATTTTTTCCACTTTAAACCGGGATCGAGAAAGATCGAAAAACTTAAAAGTCGTTGACCGGGGATCGGTTCGGGATAGTAATTATATGCGGGACGGATTCAGGTTCAGATTGGTGGTGGACTTGGAAATAATTTAGGGTGAATTTAAAAAAGTAACGAAATTTTTTTGAATACATcgagtgaataaataaaaatttattattttttaataattagttaaataaatgatcgaattatattaaaacaaatttaaaattagggGTGATGTGATATCTTTTTAatgtaagaaataaaaattaaaaatataatccgCCCCTTCTTACACCATAAACattcaattatattaatgtcattgcatattttttttttttgaaaaattaaaatgggacaacggattaagtatgtaacccgtaaatatatttaactaggCGCAAAAATTTTCACCTAACAGGCTTGAACCCAGGAACTCATCCCACGCAACGAGAAGAGGCGGAGAACATTTGGGGGCAATAAGAGGGATGTCATTGTATATTATacattatgaataaatatattttattacaactTATAaggtaaaaacaaaataaaaatttgtataacataaattaatataagcATAGCCTCTCTAGCCAAATTAAGTGACTTGAAgcatcattaataataataaaatattaaaattttaaaaaatagaaatatttcaAATGACAAACCTACCCAATGATAAGAAAAACATGggttgaaattaatttttaaactaaacttaATCTCAAATGGAACCTTAAACAAATGTTAGTAAAGATTGGTAGCAAAATGATACATTAACTACACCCTATACAAAGGCCTTTCTTTCCAATGAGAACTAACTCTTCCTGAAAAGGTCTGGCACAAAACTAAACCGTTCCATGCTTTAGACCAACTCGATG
This is a stretch of genomic DNA from Impatiens glandulifera chromosome 4, dImpGla2.1, whole genome shotgun sequence. It encodes these proteins:
- the LOC124934004 gene encoding choline/ethanolaminephosphotransferase 1-like, coding for MGYIGVNGVQALHRYKYSGVDHSYVAKYVLQPFWSRFVNIFPLWMPPNMITLMGFMFLVISSLLGYVYSSHLDSPPPRWVNFAHGLLLFLYQTFDAVDGKQARRTNSSSPLGELFDHGCDALACAFEGLAFASTLMCGGRTAFWFWVAAAIPFYFATWEHYFTNSLILPAINGPTEGLMMIYLIHFFTAIVGSEWWAQSLGEFVPLLSWIPFISDIPLYMVLLFSTVAFAVIPTVSFNVQNVHKVVLAKNGSMFRALAMLFPFLVLMGGIIVWDLLSPNDILGNYPHLVVVGTGLAFGFLVGRMILSHLCHEPKGLKTSMCMSLFYLPFAIANALTARLNDGIPTVDEKYVLLAYCAYTASLYLHFATSVIHEITEALGISCFRITRKEA
- the LOC124935807 gene encoding uncharacterized protein LOC124935807, coding for MNLSNLQHQHLSTSTITHLHSPLSPSPFLSIRFSPISSHQYKPSLKLLTLTTLPSRPISLLTPLRKFTCSSLSVNEAQFWRNEKEQEQDDDDAESEDLSQEGPIYSKIHRLVECSMFAAVTGLTYFLSNSLQIENYLGCFFAFPIVLTSLRWGIEAGRKNMVATAVLLLVLSGPVKAITYVLMHGLLGLAMGTLWRLGTNWWLSVVLSALVRLVGSFGYLFLSSFLIREDILGLILATLHTYLTYGLTALGMNITPPLSAVFGVFLFLVMINCGFFAFLLHILYSVFISRLGMDVSVSLPGWLQKSMT